A genomic segment from Flavobacterium litorale encodes:
- a CDS encoding L-threonylcarbamoyladenylate synthase, with product MAQFIKIYPENPNEKEIAKVIKILRNGGLIIYPTDTVYGFGCDITNTKALERIARIKGIKLDKANFSFVCHDLSNISDYVKQIDTSTFKILKRSLPGPYTFILPGNNNLPKEFKKKKTVGIRVPENNIALEIVRQLGNPIVSSSIHDDDAVLEYSTDPELIFEKWQGVVDAVIDGGYGDNIASTIIDLSGDEPVVVREGKGDPNIF from the coding sequence ATGGCACAATTTATAAAAATATATCCTGAAAATCCTAATGAAAAGGAAATAGCCAAAGTAATAAAGATATTACGTAATGGTGGCTTAATAATTTACCCTACCGATACGGTTTATGGTTTTGGTTGTGATATTACCAATACAAAAGCACTAGAGCGTATAGCACGAATTAAGGGGATAAAACTGGATAAGGCTAACTTCTCGTTTGTTTGCCACGACCTAAGTAATATATCCGATTACGTAAAGCAAATAGATACAAGTACTTTTAAAATACTAAAGCGTTCGTTACCTGGCCCCTACACGTTTATATTACCAGGGAATAATAATTTACCAAAGGAGTTTAAAAAGAAAAAAACGGTTGGTATTAGGGTACCCGAAAATAATATTGCACTCGAAATTGTTAGGCAATTGGGTAACCCCATAGTTTCGTCGTCCATACATGATGATGATGCGGTTTTGGAATACTCTACCGACCCTGAATTGATATTTGAAAAATGGCAGGGTGTGGTTGATGCTGTAATTGATGGGGGGTATGGTGATAATATAGCTTCTACTATTATAGATTTATCGGGTGATGAGCCTGTTGTAGTAAGAGAGGGCAAGGGTGACCCCAATATTTTTTAA